One part of the Hydra vulgaris chromosome 01, alternate assembly HydraT2T_AEP genome encodes these proteins:
- the LOC136075167 gene encoding uncharacterized protein LOC136075167 isoform X3, whose amino-acid sequence MIKKTSIQSFSENLFSRKKLLNEIQDYFSHDANESTLVLYGMSGVGKTHIARKYSEISYNFYKNFVWIDAAFGMLQTSMRNQCQILGLEVHDSKGDYLNIKLIVEKIHNYYKNEKTLFIFDNVDDESVKNLSMYISRKLNSFTLITTQWRTWSNNVNKMLVNVFSSEEAFAYVKNNTSENSDENIRNLIKELGYHPFAITQAIKYINIHKISIEKYIDRYRSKPAKILDNDIFPTEEKSKFALKAINLVLIKLEKTKPFPFKLLNCLSHCDGQNISKQFITQISNQMDTDDESLIDEAIGLLMSYSILNCFDNKKYTIHELTQLTCKCFQKRNSSSNTYLDLIENYFKVKLNRVTYHMDYGNHFVFHFIYMFRTYGKRFSETFHHLTTSIKKLLVCKGLFEEAIEILKAVQNFNTQTYGKYNIITLETKHNIASCLNNMGKYNEALEISYSVDKIRTEILGINHPSTMTTKHNIASCLDNMGKYNEALEIYYFVDKIRTEVLGINHPSTMTTKHNIAFCLNNMGKYNEALEIYYSVDKIKTEILGINHQSTMTTKHNIASCLYNMGKYNEALEIYYSVDKIETKVLGINHPSTMTTKHNIALCLNKMGKYNEALETYYSIDKIQTEILGINHPSTMTTKHNIAFCLNNMGKYNEALQIYYSVDKIQTETLGINHPSTMATKHNIASCLDNIGKYNEALKIYYSVDKIKTEVLGINHPSTMTTKHNIASCLGFMGKYNEALEIYYSIDKIQTEVLGINHPSTMTTKHNIASCLGNMGKYNEALEIYYSVDKIRTEILGITHPSTMTTKHNIASCLGNMGKYNEALEIYHSVDKIETKVLGINHPSTMTTKHNIALCLNKMVKYNEALEIYYSVDKIRTEILGINHPSTMTTKHNIALCLDNMGKYNEALEIYYSVDKIQTEVLGINHPSTMTTKHNIALCLNNMGKYNEALEIYHSVDKIKTEILGINHPSTMKTKHNIASCLDNMGKYNEALEIYYSVDKIQTEVLGINHPSTMTTKHNIASCLDNMGKYNEALEIYYSVDKIQTEVLGMNHPSTMTTKHNIALCLDNMGKFNEALEIYDSVDKIQTEILGINHPSTITTKHNIALCLNNMGKYNEALETYYSVDKIKTAILGINHPSTMATKHNIALCLHNMGKYNEALEIFYSVDEIRTEILGINHPSTMITKHNIALCLNKMGKYNEALEIYYSVDKKRTEILGINHPDTMTTKHNIAISLDTLKKKRKCCLII is encoded by the exons GTATTCAatctttttcagaaaatttattttcacgcAAGAAACTACTTAATGAAATTCAAGATTATTTTTCACATGATGCAAACGAGTCAACTTTAGTATTATATGGAATGTCTGGTGTCGGAAAGACACATATTGCCAGAAAATATAGTGAAATATCTTATAACTtctataaaaactttgtttggaTTGACGCAGCATTTGGAATGTTACAAACTTCAATGAGAAACCAATGTCAAATATTAGGACTCGAGGTTCATGATTCGAAAGGagattatttgaatataaaattgattgttgaaaaaattcacaactattataaaaatgaaaagactttgtttatttttgacaatGTCGACGATGaaagtgttaaaaatttatcaatgtaCATTTCAAGAAAACTGAATTCATTCACGTTGATTACCACACAATGGAGAACGTGGtcaaataatgtaaataaaatgttagttaatgttttttcttctgAAGAAGCGTTcgcttatgtaaaaaataatactagTGAAAACAGCGACGAGAACATAAGAAACTTAATTAAAGAACTTGGTTATCATCCGTTTGCAATTACTCaggcaataaaatatataaatatacataaaatttcgATAGAAAAATACATAGATCGATATAGATCGAAACCAgcaaaaatattagataatgATATTTTTCCAACCGAggaaaaatcaaagtttgcattaaaagcaattaacttagttttaataaaactagaaaaaacaaaaccttttccatttaaattattaaactgtTTATCTCATTGCGACGGTCAAAACATCAGTAAACAATTTATAACACAAATCTCAAATCAAATGGACACAGACGACGAATCTTTAATAGATGAAGCTATTGGATTACTAATGAGTTATTCTATACTAAActgttttgataataaaaaatatacaatacaCGAACTGACACAGTTAACAtgtaaatgttttcaaaagaGAAATTCAAGTTCAAATACATATCTTGATTTaatcgaaaattattttaaagttaaattgaaTAGGGTAACATATCACATGGATTACGGaaaccattttgtttttcattttatctatATGTTTCGTACATACGGAAAAAGATTTTCGGAAACCTTCCATCATCTGACgacttctattaaaaaattattagtatgtAAAGGTTTATTTGAAGAAGCAATCGAAATATTAAAAGCTGTTCAAAATTTTAACACACAAACTTAtggtaaatataatataatcacGCTTGagacaaaacataatatcgcaagTTGTTTGAACAATATGGggaaatataacgaagctttagaaatttcttattctgttgataaaatacgaactgaaattttaggtatcaaccatccgtctacaatgacaacaaaacataatatcgcaagctgtttggacaatatgggaaaatataacgaagctttagaaatttattattttgttgataaaatacgaactgaagttttaggtatcaaccatccgtctacaatgacaacaaaacataatatcgcatTCTGTTTGAacaatatgggaaaatataacgaagctttagaaatttattattctgttgataaaataaaaactgaaattttag gtatcaaccatcagtctacaatgacaacaaaacataatatcgcaagctgtttgtacaatatgggaaaatataacgaagctttagaaatttattattctgttgataaaatagaaactaaagttttaggtatcaaccatccgtctacaatgacaacaaaacataatatcgcactatgtttaaacaaaatgggaaaatataacgaagctttagaaacttattattctattgataaaatacaaactgaaattttaggtatcaaccatccgtctacaatgacaacaaaacataatatagCATTCTGTTTGAacaatatgggaaaatataacgaagctttgcaaatttattattctgttgataaaatacaaactgaaactttaggtatcaaccatccgtctacaatggcaacaaaacataatatcgcaagcTGTTTGGACAATAtaggaaaatataacgaagctttaaaaatttattattcagttgataaaataaaaactgaagttttag gtatcaaccatccgtctacaatgacaacaaaacataatattgcaAGCTGTTTGGGTTTTATGGggaaatataacgaagctttagaaatttattattctattgataaaatacaaactgaagttttaggtatcaaccatccgtctacaatgacaacaaaacataatatcgcaagcTGTTTGGGtaatatgggaaaatataacgaagctttagaaatttactattctgttgataaaatacgaactgaaattttaggtatcaccCATCCGtctacaatgacaacaaaacataacaTCGCAAGCTGTTTGGGtaatatgggaaaatataacgaagctttagaaatttatcattctgttgataaaatagaaactaaagttttaggtatcaaccatccgtctacaatgacaacaaaacataatatcgcactATGTTTGAACAAAATGgtaaaatataacgaagctttagaaatttattattctgttgataaaatacgaactgaaattttaggtatcaaccatccgtctacaatgacaacaaaacataatatcgcactCTGTTTGGACAATATGGGGAAATATAatgaagctttagaaatttattattctgttgataaaatacaaactgaagttttaggtatcaaccatccgtctacaatgacaacaaaacataatatcgcactCTGTTTGAacaatatgggaaaatataacgaagctttagaaatttatcattctgttgataaaataaaaactgaaattttaggtatcaaccatccatctacaatgaaaacaaaacataatatcgcaagctgtttggacaatatgggaaaatataacgaagctttagaaatttattattctgttgataaaatacaaactgaagttttaggtatcaaccatccgtctacaatgacaacaaaacataatatcgcaagctgtttggacaatatgggaaaatataacgaagctttagaaatttattattctgttgataaaatacaaactgaagtTTTAGGTATGAACCATCCGtctacaatgacaacaaaacataatatcgcactCTGTTTGGACAATATGGGAAAAtttaacgaagctttagaaatttatgattctgttgataaaatacaaactgaaattttaggtatcaaccatccgtctacaataacaacaaaacataatatcgcactCTGTTTGAACAATATGGgtaaatataacgaagctttagaaacttattattctgttgataaaataaaaactgcaattttaggtatcaaccatccgtctacaatggcaacaaaacataatatcgcactCTGTTTGCacaatatgggaaaatataacgaagctttagaaattttttattctgttgatgaaatacgaactgaaattttaggtatcaaccatccgtctacaatgataacaaaacataatatcgcactCTGTTTGAACaaaatgggaaaatataacgaagctttagaaatttattattctgttgataaaaaacgaactgaaattttaggtatcaaccatccggatacaatgacaacaaaacataatatcgcaatcTCTTTggatactttaaaaaaaaagcgaaagtgttgtttaattatatga
- the LOC136075167 gene encoding uncharacterized protein LOC136075167 isoform X5, with protein sequence MIKKTSIQSFSENLFSRKKLLNEIQDYFSHDANESTLVLYGMSGVGKTHIARKYSEISYNFYKNFVWIDAAFGMLQTSMRNQCQILGLEVHDSKGDYLNIKLIVEKIHNYYKNEKTLFIFDNVDDESVKNLSMYISRKLNSFTLITTQWRTWSNNVNKMLVNVFSSEEAFAYVKNNTSENSDENIRNLIKELGYHPFAITQAIKYINIHKISIEKYIDRYRSKPAKILDNDIFPTEEKSKFALKAINLVLIKLEKTKPFPFKLLNCLSHCDGQNISKQFITQISNQMDTDDESLIDEAIGLLMSYSILNCFDNKKYTIHELTQLTCKCFQKRNSSSNTYLDLIENYFKVKLNRVTYHMDYGNHFVFHFIYMFRTYGKRFSETFHHLTTSIKKLLVCKGLFEEAIEILKAVQNFNTQTYGKYNIITLETKHNIASCLNNMGKYNEALEISYSVDKIRTEILGINHPSTMTTKHNIASCLDNMGKYNEALEIYYFVDKIRTEVLGINHPSTMTTKHNIAFCLNNMGKYNEALEIYYSVDKIKTEILGINHPSTMTTKHNIALCLNKMGKYNEALETYYSIDKIQTEILGINHPSTMTTKHNIAFCLNNMGKYNEALQIYYSVDKIQTETLGINHPSTMATKHNIASCLDNIGKYNEALKIYYSVDKIKTEVLGINHPSTMTTKHNIASCLGNMGKYNEALEIYYSVDKIRTEILGITHPSTMTTKHNIASCLGNMGKYNEALEIYHSVDKIETKVLGINHPSTMTTKHNIALCLNKMVKYNEALEIYYSVDKIRTEILGINHPSTMTTKHNIALCLDNMGKYNEALEIYYSVDKIQTEVLGINHPSTMTTKHNIALCLNNMGKYNEALEIYHSVDKIKTEILGINHPSTMKTKHNIASCLDNMGKYNEALEIYYSVDKIQTEVLGINHPSTMTTKHNIASCLDNMGKYNEALEIYYSVDKIQTEVLGINHPDTMTTKHNIAISLDTLKKKRKCCLII encoded by the exons GTATTCAatctttttcagaaaatttattttcacgcAAGAAACTACTTAATGAAATTCAAGATTATTTTTCACATGATGCAAACGAGTCAACTTTAGTATTATATGGAATGTCTGGTGTCGGAAAGACACATATTGCCAGAAAATATAGTGAAATATCTTATAACTtctataaaaactttgtttggaTTGACGCAGCATTTGGAATGTTACAAACTTCAATGAGAAACCAATGTCAAATATTAGGACTCGAGGTTCATGATTCGAAAGGagattatttgaatataaaattgattgttgaaaaaattcacaactattataaaaatgaaaagactttgtttatttttgacaatGTCGACGATGaaagtgttaaaaatttatcaatgtaCATTTCAAGAAAACTGAATTCATTCACGTTGATTACCACACAATGGAGAACGTGGtcaaataatgtaaataaaatgttagttaatgttttttcttctgAAGAAGCGTTcgcttatgtaaaaaataatactagTGAAAACAGCGACGAGAACATAAGAAACTTAATTAAAGAACTTGGTTATCATCCGTTTGCAATTACTCaggcaataaaatatataaatatacataaaatttcgATAGAAAAATACATAGATCGATATAGATCGAAACCAgcaaaaatattagataatgATATTTTTCCAACCGAggaaaaatcaaagtttgcattaaaagcaattaacttagttttaataaaactagaaaaaacaaaaccttttccatttaaattattaaactgtTTATCTCATTGCGACGGTCAAAACATCAGTAAACAATTTATAACACAAATCTCAAATCAAATGGACACAGACGACGAATCTTTAATAGATGAAGCTATTGGATTACTAATGAGTTATTCTATACTAAActgttttgataataaaaaatatacaatacaCGAACTGACACAGTTAACAtgtaaatgttttcaaaagaGAAATTCAAGTTCAAATACATATCTTGATTTaatcgaaaattattttaaagttaaattgaaTAGGGTAACATATCACATGGATTACGGaaaccattttgtttttcattttatctatATGTTTCGTACATACGGAAAAAGATTTTCGGAAACCTTCCATCATCTGACgacttctattaaaaaattattagtatgtAAAGGTTTATTTGAAGAAGCAATCGAAATATTAAAAGCTGTTCAAAATTTTAACACACAAACTTAtggtaaatataatataatcacGCTTGagacaaaacataatatcgcaagTTGTTTGAACAATATGGggaaatataacgaagctttagaaatttcttattctgttgataaaatacgaactgaaattttaggtatcaaccatccgtctacaatgacaacaaaacataatatcgcaagctgtttggacaatatgggaaaatataacgaagctttagaaatttattattttgttgataaaatacgaactgaagttttaggtatcaaccatccgtctacaatgacaacaaaacataatatcgcatTCTGTTTGAacaatatgggaaaatataacgaagctttagaaatttattattctgttgataaaataaaaactgaaattttag gtatcaaccatccgtctacaatgacaacaaaacataatatcgcactatgtttaaacaaaatgggaaaatataacgaagctttagaaacttattattctattgataaaatacaaactgaaattttaggtatcaaccatccgtctacaatgacaacaaaacataatatagCATTCTGTTTGAacaatatgggaaaatataacgaagctttgcaaatttattattctgttgataaaatacaaactgaaactttaggtatcaaccatccgtctacaatggcaacaaaacataatatcgcaagcTGTTTGGACAATAtaggaaaatataacgaagctttaaaaatttattattcagttgataaaataaaaactgaagttttag gtatcaaccatccgtctacaatgacaacaaaacataatatcgcaagcTGTTTGGGtaatatgggaaaatataacgaagctttagaaatttactattctgttgataaaatacgaactgaaattttaggtatcaccCATCCGtctacaatgacaacaaaacataacaTCGCAAGCTGTTTGGGtaatatgggaaaatataacgaagctttagaaatttatcattctgttgataaaatagaaactaaagttttaggtatcaaccatccgtctacaatgacaacaaaacataatatcgcactATGTTTGAACAAAATGgtaaaatataacgaagctttagaaatttattattctgttgataaaatacgaactgaaattttaggtatcaaccatccgtctacaatgacaacaaaacataatatcgcactCTGTTTGGACAATATGGGGAAATATAatgaagctttagaaatttattattctgttgataaaatacaaactgaagttttaggtatcaaccatccgtctacaatgacaacaaaacataatatcgcactCTGTTTGAacaatatgggaaaatataacgaagctttagaaatttatcattctgttgataaaataaaaactgaaattttaggtatcaaccatccatctacaatgaaaacaaaacataatatcgcaagctgtttggacaatatgggaaaatataacgaagctttagaaatttattattctgttgataaaatacaaactgaagttttaggtatcaaccatccgtctacaatgacaacaaaacataatatcgcaagctgtttggacaatatgggaaaatataacgaagctttagaaatttattattctgttgataaaatacaaactgaagtTTTAG gtatcaaccatccggatacaatgacaacaaaacataatatcgcaatcTCTTTggatactttaaaaaaaaagcgaaagtgttgtttaattatatga
- the LOC136075167 gene encoding uncharacterized protein LOC136075167 isoform X4 produces the protein MIKKTSIQSFSENLFSRKKLLNEIQDYFSHDANESTLVLYGMSGVGKTHIARKYSEISYNFYKNFVWIDAAFGMLQTSMRNQCQILGLEVHDSKGDYLNIKLIVEKIHNYYKNEKTLFIFDNVDDESVKNLSMYISRKLNSFTLITTQWRTWSNNVNKMLVNVFSSEEAFAYVKNNTSENSDENIRNLIKELGYHPFAITQAIKYINIHKISIEKYIDRYRSKPAKILDNDIFPTEEKSKFALKAINLVLIKLEKTKPFPFKLLNCLSHCDGQNISKQFITQISNQMDTDDESLIDEAIGLLMSYSILNCFDNKKYTIHELTQLTCKCFQKRNSSSNTYLDLIENYFKVKLNRVTYHMDYGNHFVFHFIYMFRTYGKRFSETFHHLTTSIKKLLVCKGLFEEAIEILKAVQNFNTQTYGKYNIITLETKHNIASCLNNMGKYNEALEISYSVDKIRTEILGINHPSTMTTKHNIASCLDNMGKYNEALEIYYFVDKIRTEVLGINHPSTMTTKHNIAFCLNNMGKYNEALEIYYSVDKIKTEILGINHPSTMKTKHNIAFCLNNMGKYNEALETYYSVDKIKTAILGINHQSTMTTKHNIASCLYNMGKYNEALEIYYSVDKIETKVLGINHPSTMTTKHNIALCLNKMGKYNEALETYYSIDKIQTEILGINHPSTMTTKHNIAFCLNNMGKYNEALQIYYSVDKIQTETLGINHPSTMATKHNIASCLDNIGKYNEALKIYYSVDKIKTEVLGINHPSTMTTKHNIALCLNNMGKYNEALQIYYFADKIETEVLGINHPSTMTTKHNIASCLGFMGKYNEALEIYYSIDKIQTEVLGINHPSTMTTKHNIASCLGNMGKYNEALEIYYSVDKIRTEILGITHPSTMTTKHNIASCLGNMGKYNEALEIYHSVDKIETKVLGINHPSTMTTKHNIALCLNKMVKYNEALEIYYSVDKIRTEILGINHPSTMTTKHNIALCLDNMGKYNEALEIYYSVDKIQTEVLGINHPSTMTTKHNIALCLNNMGKYNEALEIYHSVDKIKTEILGINHPSTMKTKHNIASCLDNMGKYNEALEIYYSVDKIQTEVLGINHPSTMTTKHNIASCLDNMGKYNEALEIYYSVDKIQTEVLGINHPDTMTTKHNIAISLDTLKKKRKCCLII, from the exons GTATTCAatctttttcagaaaatttattttcacgcAAGAAACTACTTAATGAAATTCAAGATTATTTTTCACATGATGCAAACGAGTCAACTTTAGTATTATATGGAATGTCTGGTGTCGGAAAGACACATATTGCCAGAAAATATAGTGAAATATCTTATAACTtctataaaaactttgtttggaTTGACGCAGCATTTGGAATGTTACAAACTTCAATGAGAAACCAATGTCAAATATTAGGACTCGAGGTTCATGATTCGAAAGGagattatttgaatataaaattgattgttgaaaaaattcacaactattataaaaatgaaaagactttgtttatttttgacaatGTCGACGATGaaagtgttaaaaatttatcaatgtaCATTTCAAGAAAACTGAATTCATTCACGTTGATTACCACACAATGGAGAACGTGGtcaaataatgtaaataaaatgttagttaatgttttttcttctgAAGAAGCGTTcgcttatgtaaaaaataatactagTGAAAACAGCGACGAGAACATAAGAAACTTAATTAAAGAACTTGGTTATCATCCGTTTGCAATTACTCaggcaataaaatatataaatatacataaaatttcgATAGAAAAATACATAGATCGATATAGATCGAAACCAgcaaaaatattagataatgATATTTTTCCAACCGAggaaaaatcaaagtttgcattaaaagcaattaacttagttttaataaaactagaaaaaacaaaaccttttccatttaaattattaaactgtTTATCTCATTGCGACGGTCAAAACATCAGTAAACAATTTATAACACAAATCTCAAATCAAATGGACACAGACGACGAATCTTTAATAGATGAAGCTATTGGATTACTAATGAGTTATTCTATACTAAActgttttgataataaaaaatatacaatacaCGAACTGACACAGTTAACAtgtaaatgttttcaaaagaGAAATTCAAGTTCAAATACATATCTTGATTTaatcgaaaattattttaaagttaaattgaaTAGGGTAACATATCACATGGATTACGGaaaccattttgtttttcattttatctatATGTTTCGTACATACGGAAAAAGATTTTCGGAAACCTTCCATCATCTGACgacttctattaaaaaattattagtatgtAAAGGTTTATTTGAAGAAGCAATCGAAATATTAAAAGCTGTTCAAAATTTTAACACACAAACTTAtggtaaatataatataatcacGCTTGagacaaaacataatatcgcaagTTGTTTGAACAATATGGggaaatataacgaagctttagaaatttcttattctgttgataaaatacgaactgaaattttaggtatcaaccatccgtctacaatgacaacaaaacataatatcgcaagctgtttggacaatatgggaaaatataacgaagctttagaaatttattattttgttgataaaatacgaactgaagttttaggtatcaaccatccgtctacaatgacaacaaaacataatatcgcatTCTGTTTGAacaatatgggaaaatataacgaagctttagaaatttattattctgttgataaaataaaaactgaaattttaggtattaaCCATCCGTCTacaatgaaaacaaaacataatatcgcatTCTGTTTGAacaatatgggaaaatataacgaagctttagaaacttattattctgttgataaaataaaaactgcaattttaggtatcaaccatcagtctacaatgacaacaaaacataatatcgcaagctgtttgtacaatatgggaaaatataacgaagctttagaaatttattattctgttgataaaatagaaactaaagttttaggtatcaaccatccgtctacaatgacaacaaaacataatatcgcactatgtttaaacaaaatgggaaaatataacgaagctttagaaacttattattctattgataaaatacaaactgaaattttaggtatcaaccatccgtctacaatgacaacaaaacataatatagCATTCTGTTTGAacaatatgggaaaatataacgaagctttgcaaatttattattctgttgataaaatacaaactgaaactttaggtatcaaccatccgtctacaatggcaacaaaacataatatcgcaagcTGTTTGGACAATAtaggaaaatataacgaagctttaaaaatttattattcagttgataaaataaaaactgaagttttaggtatcaaccatccgtctacaatgacaacaaaacataatatcgcactCTGTTTGAacaatatgggaaaatataacgaagctttacaaatttattattttgctgaTAAAATAGAAACTGAagttttaggtatcaaccatccgtctacaatgacaacaaaacataatattgcaAGCTGTTTGGGTTTTATGGggaaatataacgaagctttagaaatttattattctattgataaaatacaaactgaagttttaggtatcaaccatccgtctacaatgacaacaaaacataatatcgcaagcTGTTTGGGtaatatgggaaaatataacgaagctttagaaatttactattctgttgataaaatacgaactgaaattttaggtatcaccCATCCGtctacaatgacaacaaaacataacaTCGCAAGCTGTTTGGGtaatatgggaaaatataacgaagctttagaaatttatcattctgttgataaaatagaaactaaagttttaggtatcaaccatccgtctacaatgacaacaaaacataatatcgcactATGTTTGAACAAAATGgtaaaatataacgaagctttagaaatttattattctgttgataaaatacgaactgaaattttaggtatcaaccatccgtctacaatgacaacaaaacataatatcgcactCTGTTTGGACAATATGGGGAAATATAatgaagctttagaaatttattattctgttgataaaatacaaactgaagttttaggtatcaaccatccgtctacaatgacaacaaaacataatatcgcactCTGTTTGAacaatatgggaaaatataacgaagctttagaaatttatcattctgttgataaaataaaaactgaaattttaggtatcaaccatccatctacaatgaaaacaaaacataatatcgcaagctgtttggacaatatgggaaaatataacgaagctttagaaatttattattctgttgataaaatacaaactgaagttttaggtatcaaccatccgtctacaatgacaacaaaacataatatcgcaagctgtttggacaatatgggaaaatataacgaagctttagaaatttattattctgttgataaaatacaaactgaagtTTTAG gtatcaaccatccggatacaatgacaacaaaacataatatcgcaatcTCTTTggatactttaaaaaaaaagcgaaagtgttgtttaattatatga